A window from Neoarius graeffei isolate fNeoGra1 chromosome 14, fNeoGra1.pri, whole genome shotgun sequence encodes these proteins:
- the tbcc gene encoding tubulin-specific chaperone C yields MDGISAKLCTSDTVKVPESVLRRDQARLEELERRKNAKESQTVSEEKICYFSATFSAEKAVIEELLSSCASAEHQKAAKVLEEATNKIQDLQKFLNDSTVFLTQYELRQAQESLQKLQGSVAEKRAEVMPKKKFAFRSRAAGASQQAAPGTGTSTTPSSSEGKPQADPGHTVVDSVIIAEQCGFSNAHNEVLIKQSEEIQQRDVLLSHLTNCKVRLYGSPSTLHIKHVSDCQILSGPVSSSVFIDECKDSTLVLACQQLRTHNTTSTQIYLHVTSRAIIEDCRGVCFAPFNWRYPQLDEDFQVSGLDPKRNNWSQVDDFNWLAAGTPSPNWTIIPESERTYCWDAAEPEA; encoded by the coding sequence ATGGATGGAATTTCAGCGAAACTGTGTACAAGTGACACTGTAAAAGTCCCTGAAAGTGTTTTACGCCGGGATCAGGCAAGACTGGAAGAGTTAGAGCGCCGCAAAAATGCTAAAGAGAGTCAAACAGTTTCGGAGGAAAAGATCTGTTACTTCAGCGCTACGTTTAGCGCGGAGAAGGCTGTTATTGAGGAATTGCTATCAAGCTGCGCATCGGCTGAGCACCAGAAAGCCGCGAAGGTGTTAGAGGAGGCGACAAACAAGATTCAAGACCTTCAGAAGTTCCTGAACGATAGCACGGTGTTTCTCACACAGTACGAACTAAGACAGGCGCAAGAATCTCTGCAGAAACTGCAAGGCTCTGTAGCTGAGAAAAGAGCTGAGGTGATGCCCAAAAAGAAATTCGCTTTCCGGTCACGTGCGGCCGGGGCGAGTCAGCAGGCAGCACCCGGTACCGGTACCAGTACCACTCCCTCGAGCAGTGAAGGAAAACCGCAAGCAGATCCTGGGCATACTGTGGTGGACTCTGTGATCATTGCTGAACAGTGCGGTTTCTCAAATGCCCACAATGAAGTTCTAATCAAACAGTCAGAAGAGATCCAGCAACGGGACGTCCTGTTGTCTCACCTGACAAACTGCAAGGTGAGACTTTACGGCTCACCGAGTACCCTGCATATTAAACACGTGAGCGATTGCCAAATCCTCAGTGGGCCTGTGTCCAGTTCAGTTTTCATCGATGAGTGTAAAGACTCCACTCTAGTACTGGCCTGTCAGCAGCTGCGCACCCATAACACCACATCGACCCAAATATACCTCCATGTCACCAGCCGAGCAATAATAGAAGACTGTCGTGGTGTCTGTTTTGCTCCTTTCAACTGGAGGTATCCTCAACTCGATGAAGATTTTCAAGTGTCCGGACTGGACCCCAAAAGAAACAATTGGTCTCAGGTGGATGATTTCAACTGGCTTGCTGCTGGGACACCTTCACCTAACTGGACCATAATTCCAGAGTCTGAGAGGACGTATTGTTGGGACGCTGCAGAGCCAGAAGCATGA
- the prph2a gene encoding peripherin-2a: MALWKVKFDLKKRVKLAQILWLMYWGSIMAGVLVFSMGLFFKIELRKRSELMDNKESHFVPNLLIGVGLLTCGISAFGGKICYDSLDSSKFTKWKTIIKPFLICCLLFNVVLFFTALLCFTMRIPLQFTLTEGLKNGMKYYKDTDVPGRCYMKRTLDLMQMEFHCCGNNNYKDWFEIQWISNRYLDFSSKEVKDRINSNVDRQYLLDGVPFSCCNPSSPRPCIHYQVTNNSAHYSYDHHTEELNIWTRGCREALVFYYGGLMNTIGVLVLLVTILEVAVMVGLQYVNTSLSTLVNPEDPESESEGWILEKPVKETFTDIIAKIKAMGKGSQVEEGVEVQAVSTVS; this comes from the exons ATGGCTCTTTGGAAAGtgaagtttgatttgaaaaaacggGTGAAGCTGGCCCAGATACTATGGCTCATGTATTGGGGGTCTATCATGGCTGGAGTGCTTGTCTTCAGCATGGGCCTCTTCTTCAAAATTGAACTGCGGAAACGAAGTGAGCTTATGGACAACAAGGAAAGTCACTTTGTGCCCAACCTACTAATTGGTGTAGGACTGTTAACCTGCGGCATCAGTGCCTTTGGAGGCAAGATTTGCTATGACTCGTTGGATTCCTCCAAGTTTACAAAGTGGAAGACAATTATAAAGCCATTCCTTATCTGCTGTTTGCTCTTCAATGTTGTCCTCTTCTTCACGGCACTTTTGTGTTTCACCATGCGCATTCCTCTACAGTTTACCCTGACAGAAGGCTTAAAGAATGGCATGAAATATTATAAGGACACAGATGTACCTGGTCGCTGCTACATGAAGAGAACTCTGGACCTAATGCAGATGGAGTTTCATTGCTGTGGAAACAACAACTACAAAGACTGGTTTGAGATCCAGTGGATTAGTAATCGCTACTTGGACTTTAGCTCTAAAGAAGTCAAAGA CCGAATCAAcagcaatgttgacagacaatattTGTTGGATGGAGTGCCTTTCAGCTGCTGCAATCCCAGCTCCCCAAGGCCCTGCATTCACTACCAAGTCACCAACAACTCTGCTCACTACAGTTATGACCACCATACTGAAGAACTAAACATCTGGACACGTGGCTGCAGGGAAGCTCTAGTTTTCTACTATGGAGGGCTGATGAACACTATTGGTGTACTGGTGCTTTTGGTTACTATTCTTGAG GTTGCTGTGATGGTGGGACTACAGTATGTGAACACCTCTCTCTCTACACTGGTCAATCCAGAAGATCCTGAGAGTGAAAGTGAAGGGTGGATCCTGGAGAAACCAGTCAAGGAAACCTTCACAGATATCATAGCCAAAATAAAGGCAATGGGGAAAGGCAGTCAGGTGGAAGAGGGGGTGGAAGTGCAGGCAGTTTCTACAGTGAGCTGA